The Acidimicrobiales bacterium sequence TGGCGAAGGCGTTGCTCGCGACAGGAAACGCGAACGCCGGCTTCTTCAGGTACTCGAGCGAGATGAGCGGGTTGTCGCTGCGCCGCTCGACGCGCACGAACTGCCACAGCAGCAGCGGACACACCACGAAGCCGGCGCGCACGAAGTTGTTGCTCCACCCGAGCTCGGGACCCTGGTTGATGGCGAACAGGAGCGCGGCGATCCCACCCGAGAGCGTGAGCGCGCCAGCGACGTCGAACTTCTGCGGCGGCAGCGTCTCGGTCTTCGGCAACACGACCGAGCCGACGACGAACGCGGTCGCGATCAGCGGCATCTGGCAGGCGAAGATCGCCCGCCACCCGATCGCCTGGAGAATGAACCCGCCGAGGACGACGCCGATCACCGGCCCGCCGGCGCCCACGAGCGACCACCACCCCATGGCCTTGACGCGGTCCTCGCGCTCGAAGGTGCGCATCACGATCGCCATCGACGCTGCGCCCGTCGCCGCGCCTTCGAGCGAGCCGATCGTGCGGATGACGATGAGGGGTAGCGCGCCCCACGCCAGCGTCGACAACCCGGCCGCGGTAAACGACAGGATCAGCCCGAGCTGGTACACGCGTTTGTGGCCGTACTGGTCCGCCGCCTTGCCCAGCGACGGCGCCGCGACGCCGAACGCGAGGAGCGGCCCGGTGATCACCCACGTCATCGTGTTGCGACTCGTGTGGAAGTCGTGTGCGATGCGCGGCAACGCCACCGCCAGGATCGTGAACGTGACGTTGACGGAGAACAACCC is a genomic window containing:
- a CDS encoding MFS transporter codes for the protein MTSTATWERLQSRPRYRWLVLWTVMGGLFSVNVTFTILAVALPRIAHDFHTSRNTMTWVITGPLLAFGVAAPSLGKAADQYGHKRVYQLGLILSFTAAGLSTLAWGALPLIVIRTIGSLEGAATGAASMAIVMRTFEREDRVKAMGWWSLVGAGGPVIGVVLGGFILQAIGWRAIFACQMPLIATAFVVGSVVLPKTETLPPQKFDVAGALTLSGGIAALLFAINQGPELGWSNNFVRAGFVVCPLLLWQFVRVERRSDNPLISLEYLKKPAFAFPVASNAFANSAYMGGFILTPALLQVVYHYSDEKIGLLVIARPLSFSILSPIAGYLAVRIGQRTSAVAGTLFVVTSMGVFALLGASSPNLLIILALSLSGVGLGVSQPSISAGVANAVADHDLGVASAAMQLMQNVGVVSGIQIMTSVQTSIGKDASGAAALHSFHVAYLVGGGLCAIGVLLATGVRNEHTRPELHPELFESF